A window of Felis catus isolate Fca126 chromosome A3, F.catus_Fca126_mat1.0, whole genome shotgun sequence genomic DNA:
GTGAGGTGACTCATGGGGAGTCATAGGCTGTGGGGTCCCCCCCCCCTTGGGACCTATCATGGGGATCAGGCGCCAGGCTCCAGGGCTCACGGGAAGGGCTGGGAGTCGGCCAGGTTGTTCTGGGGCACTCCAGCCCTCATCTGAGCCTTCCTGTGGGGAAAAGCCGTGTTTCCCAGAAAGCACATGGGATGCACCCGGCCTAGGGGAGGTCCTTGGCTGGTCCCCTCCGGGGAAATTCCCTGCCTGCAGGGACTGGGTGGAGCTCAagtggaggggcagggtgagggggaAGGGTCTCTTGGCAGCCCAGATTAGTGTTGGCCAGTCCAAGCTGGGTCCTATTCCACAGCAAGAGCCCCTAGACTGGGTAGGACCCTCAcgacactcccccccccccccccagctgtccTACGCACAAAGCATGACTTGGGGTCATGGGACGAGCCTCAGGGATCTCCACTGTGCCCACAGCCAGAAGGGATGCACCTGCCACCCACTGGCCCTCTCTGACAGTCCTTCCCACCGAGGGTCTATCCCACTTGGGGTGACCGGCAGCCAGAGGAAGCATGGGACGCTAGAAAGCCCATGCAGGTGTTTGTTTCCCCACCAGACGTGCCCACCAGCACCCGGTAGACATGGCACAAAGTTTCATACAATCCGTTTTATAACggctttataaaaaataaactttgttacTGTAATGGGACACCGGTCGGTTGAGCTTACTTTAGTAAGTCACTTTCGGTGTGATGCCCATGTGGGAGCCCCAGCTTGGGAACAGAATAAATAGGGGGCGGGGTGCTCAGCGTGCCCAGAAGCGTGTGCGGACACTGCGCTCCAGCCCAGGCAGCCGGGCTTCGCGCAGGGCCCGCAGCAGCCGCACAGCCAGCGCCCCAGCCTGCGCCTCACGGAGCTCCAGGAGCTGCTGCCTCAGCTTAGGCTGCAGGCCGTTGCGACCCTCCCTGGGTGGCACTAGGCCTTGTGCTTCTGGGCCCCTGAGCGCCTGCCACAGCCGCAGGAGCTTCTTGAAGGACCAGTCCTGGAAAGCCACGAAGTCAATGACAGCGCGCTCACACTCCTCGGCTCCtgcagcggtggggggggggggggggggatgttaaGGACCCAGTGGTAGAGGCCTCCATGTGCTctgggtgtggaggggagggacacCCGACAAGGGAGAAATCCCTGCCCACTAACAGGTCTGGTGCAGAGGCGGAAGAAGAGGTCAGAGAGCGtgcaggggtgggaagggagatgCGGTTTAAACTCCCTGGGAGTCCGTTTCCcaaggggggtgggtgggtggctggcaTGGCCTGCGGAGGCACTGGTGCCACGCCACCACCGCAGGGGACTCCCTAGGTAAGTTTCTGGAGGACCCTCCCAGAGGCTGGATAAACGCTGCATACCTCAGGGCTAGACTCTGGCCTGGGGACAACGGACACAGGCTGACCTCCTCTGACTCgcgcgccccctcccctgctcacctggcCTCCCTGGCTCCGGGGTGCCGAGTGGGAAGCCGGCGCAGCTAGTGCACAGGGCGTCGTGGGAGGCGGAGCCGGCCACGTTGAGGACGAGGCCCAGGGCCGTGCAGTTGCGGTGGGGCTGGCACTGTTCCGAGCTCGAGCTGCTGGCCGAGAAGGTGCCCGGGGGGCACGGCTGGCATTGCGTGTTctggctgggggtgcctggggacgagatggggaggaaggggtCAGGGGGAGCCAGGGGTGCCGTCCTCACCGGTGGCTGAAGTCCCAGGCCGCCGCCCGCCAGCCCGGCCGCTCACCGGGGGCAGTCACGCCCGCGCCGGGCGGGCAAGGCGCGTGCTCCAGGCAGAAGCCCGCGTGGGCGAAGAAGCCGGGGCGGCAGCGGCAGGCGCGGTTGTGGGTGGCGTCGCAGGGCCGCGCCTCCTCCTCGCGTTCCCCGCAGATGACGTTGCAGTAGCGGCAGCGCTCCAGGTAGTTCCAGAACTGCGTGTAGTGGCGCGGAGGGCACGCGCCGCACGTCGTGGGGGCATCCCGACGGCACGGCCGCTGCACGAAGGTGCCCGGGGGGCACTGGCCGCACACCAGCCACTCCCGGGTCTCCGCGTCCCGCCACGGGTAGGTGAGCGCGCCCGCCGTCGCCGTCGCCCCCTGTGCCGCCAGAGCCAACAGTAGGGTGGGCAGCGCCCAAGGCCGGGTCAAGGGCGGCGGTCCCCGCCTCTCCAGTGCCCACATGATAGTCACCGGAGCGGCGGCTCGGCCTCCGGGAGGCCCACGAGCGAGGACACGGGGACGACGCGTCCTACCCTACCTGTCGCCACCCCACAAGCTCGTCCGTCGGCGGCCAGCGCCGGCCTATATGGCCCGGCCTCGCCACGCCCCCGGGGGGAGGGCTCACGACCTCCACGGGGCCGCGCTGCGACCCGACTTTCGGCGACGTCACCGCCCcacggcccctccctccccagggagccccctcaccccgccccccgcTGGGCGCCAGCCTCCGCCGGGCCTTAGTCCAGGGGGCGGTCCTGCAAGGGCCTCCCCAGCACCAGGGGCAGCTCTCTACCCGGGAGCAGGGCTGGCAGCCGGGGTGCAGGCTGGGGATGCCTGGCTCCTCTCTTCTCTGGTCTCAGCCATCTGCCGGTCCACCTGTGAGGACGGAGGCTGAGCCCAGTTGGGACAAAGCGCTCAGCGTGCCCTTTCCCGGACAGGGTGGGACGACCCTACTCAGATGCCCACGTCTTCCTTCCCAGCACCCTCAAACCCCATTGCCAAGTCCAGACCCTACAAACAGCGTCTGGATACGGTATCCGCAACTTTATTAGAGAACCTGTCACCTGATTAAAAGCAGGTCCactgcgcgcgcgtgcacacacacaggtcccagagaggagggagcagagcgTTTCCCCCACCTTCCAGTCCTGGGCTCAGGCCGCAGCAGCCAAACGCCTGAAGCTCTACCCACAAACAAGCAGCCAAGTAAAGTTCTGAAGAGGTACCTTTTAGCAGACCCTCCCCAGACCCTAAGGGTACTTCGGGGCTTCTCATAGGCAGGCGCCGATCCTGCTGCCATTTCAGGGGCATCCCCACGGGCACTGGCCTGGCCCGTGGCCCGCACCCCGTGAAGGGACAAGTGCCCCAGCTGCGTCTGGGACAGAGGCGGCGTCCGCCTGCCCGAGGGTCTCCAGCCTCACTGGGGCTCTGGCCAGAAGACCTGCGTGATGCTCTGCTTCCTGGCAGGGGCGTGGCAGGCCGGGCAAGTCCTAGAGGCCTGCGGAGATAGGGCAGTGCTGCACAGGCGTCGCCCCCCGCACTCCCCAGCTCCCGGCCCCCCAGGTGGCAGACGCGCAGCGGGCGGGTCCGCAGGGTCCCGCCGCCAACCTGGAGGAGCCGTCGCCAGCAGGCCCGGCAGCGGTGGAAGTTGCAGGAAGGGCACTGGAAAGGGACCGTGTCCTCCGCCCCGCAGCCGGGGCACGCCGAGCCTGCTCCAAGGGGGCCGCTGTGAGCGCCGCGGCAGCTGCGCCGCCCCCACTGCCCACACTCCCTGCGGCCCCTCCCAGGAGACCTACCGGACTCGGAGGGCGCGTGCCTGCGGGGGGCGCTGGGGGGCTGGCTGGGAGCCCCCGCATCCCCGGCCTGCCTCGGTTTAAGGAAGGCCAAGATCTTGCTCTGGGTCCTCCCCGGTTTGTCCTGTCCTGGGGGGCCTGGAGACACAGGCGCGAGTCTGAAAGGGTGGTTCAGGCTGATCTGCGGCCCCCCTTGCAGGGCTGCGTGGGGCTCCAGGGGCACCAGGTGGTCTCCCCCCTGCCGCCGCTACCTGGCCTGGAATCACCGTGGGCGAGGTCGGGAGGCACGGTGGGGGTCCCGTCCTGGGGACCCGGCGGCTCAGGGCCCGCGGTCGGGGCGGCCGGGCCCATCAGGTCGGCGCACACCTGCCGGAAGCGCTGCTGGTGGCGAGGTCTCAGGAACGCGCCAAACCCTGTGGGGAGAGCGGTCAGGCCCCGCCCGCagcgcccggcccggcccggcccggcgcacccccagccccgccccctccgcggcCACTTGCTCTCCAGCAGGTGCAAGTCCTCGGGCCTTGAGGTAGTGAGTGCGGCCGCCACGGCCACCACCTTCTCGAAGTCACCGTCCCGTCTGTAGGCGGTGAGCGCTGCGAGGAGCTGGCTGCAGCCTTCGGACCCCAGGGCCTTTCGGACATCGGCCAAGTAGGCGCTCCCCACAGGCGGGCCTTGCTTCTCCACCCTGGGGGCTCCAGATCCACCCTCTTTTGGACAGCTGCTGGGGTCTCCTGGTGGGGAGGTGGACAGGATCATGGCGGGGATCTGGGGCCCGAGGGAGCTCCCCTGGCACCCTTCACACCAGCCTGCTCCCTCGCTCTGGGGTTGCAGAGCCAAAACGGCACCCGCGCCCCCCAGGGAGGACGCCAGGGCTCTTGTGCTCTGCTTCGAAGCCTCTCTGGGGACTGGTACCTGCCAGGGCTGGTCCGGAGACCAGGTGAGGCCTGCCTTGATTCAGGTGCTGTCCAGGGTCCAGTTGCCCGGCTGCACCCTGGGACAGGGTCAGCTTTGGGTCACACTCCCTCCTTCCTGAAGAAACGGGGACACACAATGAACCACCCAGCTGGTTCCCAAGGGTCTGGAGTGctccctggggaggaggcaggtcTTTCCAAGGGGAGACTGACACCTGGCACCCTCCTCTGACCACAGCACGACCCAGGCTTGAGCCCCCACCACAACCACCTGCTGCCAGGGGACCAGCAGAGACACCCCAGTGGGCACCAAGCCCAGAAAGGAGAGGGGTGACTCTTTTGCCGGAAAGTCCCCTCCTTGGGGCCAAGGGGTCTTCCTaagccagctccccacccccctccctgatACCTATCCTTGGGGAAGTCCCTGCTTGGGGGTGAACTGTTTGCAACCGGGGAcacaggctcccaggctctgaggtgcAGGGCCCACTCCTGGCAGACACAGGTGGGGACAGGGTCCCAGCCTGGGCCATGCATGCTCTGGGGGACACACACCTCACCCTCAGCGGGCCTCCATGGGTGAACAGTCCCACCCACGAGCAGGGAGGCTGGGCCAAGCTAGCATTGCCCACCACCCCGGCCCCCGGACCCGGGGTACCGCCCGCTCACCCCTGGGGGCCTGGGCTGACGGAGCGCCCCGCCTCTGAGGAAGGCTGTGCTCCGGCCGGTAGCCGCAGCCATGGCCTGTCCACTGCAGGCAGACCTCCTCAAACTGCTGCTTGTGGTGTGGCCGCACGAACTGGTAGAAGCCTGTTGGAACGGTTCCACCATGCGGCCCCTGCGTGCTGAGCTGGGTGGAGGGCTCTGGGGTCAGGGGCCGTGCACCGGAACCTTTTCTAGGGAGCAGGGACAACCACGGACCCTGGTGCCCGCCCAcaagcccccctccccgccacggCTGCCGCACCACCCCCGGGTCGGGGGACCACCGCGGGCCAGGGCACCTTGGAGCAGGCCGTGCTTCTTGGGATCCTCAGCAAAGAGCGGGCCGAGACAGGCCACCAGAGCCTCAAAGTCGTCAGAGCCCTTGTAGTCCTGCAGGGCCCTGGTGAACGTGTCGAAGCTGGCCTGGCTCAGCGCCTGCTTCACGGCCACCATGAACAGCTTGGCCCTGCCCGCCTGTGTACTGGCCGCCGGCCCCTCCTGCTGGACACAGGGCCAGGGGCCCCATCAGTCAGGACCCACCCTCCCCTGTCCCAGGGACGCTGGGCTGCTGCTGTGGAGCACAGGCACTGGGAGGGACACCCTGGCTCCAGGGCACGGCTGGCCTGGCCCCAGGAGGGAATCCACAAAGACAGCCATGCCCCTTGGAGAGCAGCAGAGGCCAAGTGTAGTTTTGCTTCCCCTGGGTCGGGAGCTCCTACTCCTCAGGCAAGTTCCCTGCGCCCACGCGGCAGCGGACAGCCCCAGCCCGAAGGATGGTCAGATCGCAGCCAGAGGGCACTTCTGACCAGATGGGGTACCTAAGACATCACTGTGCCTCACTCGTGCTGCACAGATCAGGCCCGGACGCTGCCGGGGCTCTCAGCAAGAGAACACGGAAACCAGACAGGAGGGGTCCAGGCTCCCCAGTCTGCGCCCACTCCACCCACTTCCTGACAGCAGCAGTTCCCAGACGCCCAGGGAGATGGACAAAGGCAATGGTGCATGGGGCTTTCCAGAGCTTTCCTGGTTCAGAGGGACTCAACTGCCCTTAAATCCTTCATCTGAGGCTGGGAAGGCAGACCCTCCCCACACTCGGGCACGTCAGCACCCACACTTGAGCCAAGGGCTCAGCTCAGGGGGAGCTGACCTGGCTGCCAGCCCCACACCAAACCCGCCCAAAGGGCGAGGGCCCGACGTCTGTCCAGCTGGACCTGTCATACCACCCACAAAGTGGTCTCCAGGAAAGACAAAAGGGAACGAAAGGCCCAAAGCTGACCACAAGTTTGCAGGACTCCAAAGTGTGGAGGAGCCACCCCTGGTGGGAGGGACCCCGTGGGCCCCGGGCAGGGCCGCACTGGCAGGGCCGCGGGACCCCATGCCGTTGCTGGGAGCTCTGCGGGGTCTGAAAGGTTGTCAAGGTGAGAAGTTAAAATGCAAAAGAGACCTGGAGCCCATGCAGGCCAAGCCCTGCAAAGatgctgggaggcaggagggaggcgggagggggccCAAGCCCAAGAGGAGGGCGGGAGGAGGCCCTCGGAGCTGTCAGAATAGGCTCA
This region includes:
- the TNFRSF6B gene encoding tumor necrosis factor receptor superfamily member 6B yields the protein MWALERRGPPPLTRPWALPTLLLALAAQGATATAGALTYPWRDAETREWLVCGQCPPGTFVQRPCRRDAPTTCGACPPRHYTQFWNYLERCRYCNVICGEREEEARPCDATHNRACRCRPGFFAHAGFCLEHAPCPPGAGVTAPGTPSQNTQCQPCPPGTFSASSSSSEQCQPHRNCTALGLVLNVAGSASHDALCTSCAGFPLGTPEPGRPGAEECERAVIDFVAFQDWSFKKLLRLWQALRGPEAQGLVPPREGRNGLQPKLRQQLLELREAQAGALAVRLLRALREARLPGLERSVRTRFWAR